The following DNA comes from Triticum aestivum cultivar Chinese Spring chromosome 3D, IWGSC CS RefSeq v2.1, whole genome shotgun sequence.
AACGGCCCAGCGAAAATTACGTATCCCCCAAACTCATGCGTGCATAAATTTTGATTCTATTTATTCCTcctttttattttagtttatttttgagAAATCACTTTCAACTAAATTCTGATTTCCATGCATGCTAAAATCCAACGCATATTAAATTTGCTTCAATGTAGCATCTGTTTCCAAGGTAATGAAAATGTGCTTCTATCAGTTAAACAATTTGCATCAAACTAGAATATGTTCAGGTTTAACCAAAAGTTGTGTGTTGTCGAATAAAATTGTTTATCTTTCCATCACAGCTCGAACGGGGAATTTTCATGCTTCGGATGCATTTGAATTTTCAAAACGATGAAGTCGTGTTTTCATCAATATGAGGTTTTGCTTCTGGTGCAACTAAAATATGCTTTTGCTTTTGTGTAAAACTAAAATATGCATCGACTTAACAGAAAATGGTATCCAAAATAATTTTTTTATCTATCATATTTCGATTAAAGATTTGTTTCGATGAGAGAGATATATTTGTCCAATGTAACAAAATATTTATTTCCAATCACAGTAAAAATTGTGCCCGTCAATTGTACAGAGTGCTTCCATTATGGCtggattttttttcatatatatagatATTTCTTTCATCCACGTGGCAAAGGCCCACTGTTTCCATCAAATGCTTCTCTCAGGCTACAAATTTGCTTCACTCTACTTGCCAATATGCTTCCTACATGCTTGATATACTGAAAAACAAATACTATACTACATGAAATCAATCCCTTTGTGTTCCAACTTCCAAGCAGGCACAAAGCTAATGACGCAGAACTATGAATCTCGTGGAGTGTATGCAAGCGCAAGATGGGTTGGGCATGCATCAGACCGTGGCTACTAACATCCATGATTCCCTGGACATATGTGAGAAGCAAAGAAGCCTTGCTGGCCATGTATAGATCAGACCTCTGTACATAATAAGCATAAACAAGAGTCAAGGGAAGTATGCATGTTAGTATATGGATCAGATCTAAACAATGTAAACGAAACTAGCACCTTGACATGATGACTCACACCATGCAATGAAGTGGCACCTCCATCTGGTCAGCACCCGCCGCCAACCAGCGGCAGGGCACCCGTAGGTCAAAGCGAGTCCGCATCAAATGTGACTTGTATTACCGACGTCTACTAACTTGATGCGCTACTGATTATTTGTATGCCGGTGGCGTTGGCCACCAGCGCCACCAGCACCACCGATGATGCAACTATGAGTGACGTTTTGGCTTGACCCGGTAGTACGAGCTTATCACACGCGCCGTACTATTTTTTTTTGCAGGCAATGTAGAGAGCTTTATTCAAACGAAGGCATTCTCCCGACAATCAGCCAATAAGCTGGTCAGGAGGAAGCCGGGGTTGTCTTCGAGCCAGCTTTCTGTCACATTCAATGTGCAAGCACGCTTGGCACATAGATGCGCTGGAAAGTTTGCTGACTTATTACATGTTCGATTAAAAAAGAGAAAAATCACTAATAAGCTCTTCAATTTCAACTAAGATAGGAGCCATAATCAAACCAGAGTTGTGGCGAGTATTCGAGAGAATAACCATCTCCAGGCGCCGGTAACTACATTTTTGAAAGGCCTCTACTGGGTTTTTCTACACTGGTGTCGAGGCGGGCCAGCTCATCTGCGAACACCTTGCTGAACGCAGGCATGCTCTCGGGCTCCAGCGACAGCACGAGCGCAAGGGCGCCGTCCTTGCCCGGCGCGTTCATCACGTACACGAAGCCGCTGTAGTACATGAGCGCCGGTCCCATGAACGCCGGCGCGCCCCACCCGAAGTCGGCGTCCGAGAGCGACATGCCCATCCAGCTGATGGCGCGGAGGTGCGCGCGCGAGATGCCCCTGCGGGGCAGGTTCATCGTGTCCACCCCTTCCAGGTAGTCCACCAGTGACCTCGCGTGGTCGTCGCTCTGGCTCGTCGCCGCGCGTACCAGCCTCGCGGCATGGACCAACGGGCTCGACACCACCTCCTCCACCGTGGCCGACACCGACGTGCGGATCACGGCGTTGCCGAAGTACCCCGCCGGGAGCGGCGGGTCCAGGCGCGCCCGCATGTCCACCATGGAGTAGAGCCACGTCTCGGCCGCCGGCGGGAGCGCGCGGGCGCGGCACGCGCACTGCCACACCAGGGCCACCACGGCGCGGAACGTGGAGGAGCCGAGGCACCGCGCCTTGAGCGCGCCCACCTGTCCCTTGGTCATCGTGATGATGGCGCTCGCGTACGTGGAGGCCGACACGGGGTCCACCGGCTCCGGCTCTGGCTTGTACTCTGGGTGGTCGTACAGCACCGCGCGCGACTGCGCCGGGCGCGCGGCGAGCAGCGTGTGGTCGAAGCACGGCGGCATGGTCGGCGCGCCTCCGCCGCGGGAGATGCTCGCCCAGGTCTCGAAGAAATGCGCGGCGCCGCGCGCGTCTACGATCGAGTGGTGCATCGCCTGGCCGAGCACCACACCTCCGCACCGTAGGCGCGTGATTTGCACGAACAGCAGGGCGCACGGCGGGTTCGGCGCCGGCGTCGGCGGCACGAGCAGGTCACGCATCTCGCCGCACGGCACGAACTCGTTCATCAGCTCCTCGAGCGCGTAGTGCTCAGAGCGGGCCGTCAGGAACGCCACGCCCTCGCCGGTGCAGTCCACCTGGATCCGGCCGCTGCCGTCGAGACCCAGGCGGCCGGCGAGCGGGTAGAACGCGACCAGCGCCCTTGCGAGACTGTCCTTCATGGCGTCGGCCGCGAAGAAGCTCGGGTCGCCGTTGGGGCGGAAGAAGTAGACCGTGGGGCTGTAGC
Coding sequences within:
- the LOC123074848 gene encoding hydroxycinnamoyltransferase 4, producing MTMVEVLSSELVVPAGKTPGGSIWLSNLDLAGRRGYSPTVYFFRPNGDPSFFAADAMKDSLARALVAFYPLAGRLGLDGSGRIQVDCTGEGVAFLTARSEHYALEELMNEFVPCGEMRDLLVPPTPAPNPPCALLFVQITRLRCGGVVLGQAMHHSIVDARGAAHFFETWASISRGGGAPTMPPCFDHTLLAARPAQSRAVLYDHPEYKPEPEPVDPVSASTYASAIITMTKGQVGALKARCLGSSTFRAVVALVWQCACRARALPPAAETWLYSMVDMRARLDPPLPAGYFGNAVIRTSVSATVEEVVSSPLVHAARLVRAATSQSDDHARSLVDYLEGVDTMNLPRRGISRAHLRAISWMGMSLSDADFGWGAPAFMGPALMYYSGFVYVMNAPGKDGALALVLSLEPESMPAFSKVFADELARLDTSVEKPSRGLSKM